One genomic window of Campylobacter curvus includes the following:
- a CDS encoding manganese efflux pump MntP produces the protein MEILLLAFALAMDSVALSIASGTKCRTLGFLQVLKTALIFGVFQALMPFLGYILGLSFVNFIQEIDHFIAFGILGFLGAKMILEARHTKDEPCLINLSSKDLALGAVATSIDALAVGITFSFANVDITYSCLIIGTVCFVLCVAACYVGKILGAWLEAKALVLGGLILIGLGTKILITHLVDHI, from the coding sequence ATGGAAATTTTACTACTGGCGTTTGCACTGGCGATGGATAGCGTCGCACTTAGCATCGCGAGCGGCACGAAATGTCGCACTTTAGGCTTTTTGCAAGTCCTAAAAACGGCGCTAATTTTTGGCGTTTTTCAAGCGCTTATGCCATTTTTAGGCTATATTTTGGGGCTTAGCTTTGTAAATTTCATCCAAGAGATCGACCATTTCATCGCGTTTGGCATATTGGGCTTTTTGGGCGCGAAGATGATCTTGGAAGCCCGCCACACCAAAGATGAGCCCTGTTTGATCAACCTTAGCAGCAAGGATCTAGCCCTTGGCGCAGTCGCCACCAGTATCGATGCGCTCGCTGTTGGCATAACTTTTAGCTTTGCAAATGTCGATATAACCTACTCTTGTTTGATCATCGGAACAGTTTGCTTCGTGCTTTGCGTAGCGGCCTGTTACGTCGGTAAAATTTTAGGCGCCTGGCTAGAGGCTAAAGCACTCGTGCTAGGAGGCTTGATACTAATCGGGCTTGGCACAAAGATCCTAATCACACACCTAGTAGATCATATCTAG
- a CDS encoding nickel/cobalt transporter yields MLSLIYLQAFGCALCSLYSPTAHVNTAFEVKQDKISAIKFTWTFSENFSQLMQQNFDLNSDKKIDDNELRQIRLNLLDYLVPRHFLVDIEHFYKDENATELKLNLRDYKLYFDEGRLKFNLAFNTDLPIKNDYVISVEIFDKEGYFNFKFLDSDAFKISPKVWVIPNPNSNVIFYTLSTEQSAKEHNEKPSLSAVVKQQNEHADIDAIDEQKFDSVTKASLGFLDELKQLLRQNSETFKFVSFSFMLLCSFIYGFLHAAGAGHGKMLTGSYFAATGGSYVKAALFSLKIGFLHVIGAFLFVCLMFALLSGVSAGYTKDAGRITTVASAIVIIAISLYMFYKKLKFYTSKPTARRNSYIFDVSKNGAPDTTRAKMKFQPAAHAAQCGCNVCAQKKAGPKGYHEWLVAAAAALIPCPGTILVFVLAHELGSYFAGFMSGVFMALGMSVIIFIAAVFGAKLNQNAFSKLNHFKIYAEFLALAVMLGLGVFILFTTTTQVSVF; encoded by the coding sequence TTGCTGAGTCTAATTTATCTGCAGGCCTTTGGATGCGCACTCTGCTCGCTTTATAGTCCGACCGCGCACGTAAATACCGCATTTGAGGTCAAACAAGACAAAATTTCGGCGATAAAATTCACATGGACTTTTTCTGAGAATTTCTCGCAGCTCATGCAGCAAAATTTCGACCTGAATTCTGATAAAAAGATCGATGACAACGAGCTTCGCCAGATACGTTTAAACCTACTGGATTACCTTGTCCCGAGGCATTTTCTAGTTGATATCGAGCACTTTTACAAGGACGAAAACGCCACTGAGCTAAAGCTGAATTTAAGAGATTACAAGCTTTATTTCGACGAGGGGCGGCTGAAATTCAACCTTGCGTTCAACACCGACTTGCCTATAAAAAACGACTATGTCATCTCGGTCGAAATTTTCGATAAAGAGGGATATTTCAACTTCAAATTCCTAGACAGCGACGCTTTTAAAATTTCGCCTAAAGTTTGGGTCATACCAAATCCAAACTCAAACGTCATCTTTTACACCCTCTCGACCGAGCAAAGCGCCAAGGAGCACAACGAAAAGCCAAGCTTGAGTGCGGTCGTAAAGCAGCAAAACGAACATGCCGATATAGACGCGATCGACGAGCAAAAATTTGACTCCGTCACAAAGGCCAGCCTTGGCTTTTTAGACGAGCTGAAGCAACTTTTACGGCAAAATTCCGAAACGTTTAAATTCGTCTCGTTTTCGTTCATGCTGCTTTGCTCGTTCATCTACGGCTTTTTACACGCTGCGGGCGCAGGGCACGGTAAGATGCTTACGGGTTCTTATTTTGCGGCGACCGGAGGCAGCTACGTAAAGGCCGCTCTCTTTTCGCTAAAGATCGGCTTTTTGCACGTTATCGGCGCGTTTTTATTCGTTTGCCTGATGTTTGCGCTACTTTCCGGGGTGAGTGCCGGCTACACTAAAGACGCGGGTAGGATAACGACCGTCGCTTCGGCGATAGTCATCATCGCCATTTCGCTTTATATGTTTTATAAAAAGCTGAAATTTTACACCTCAAAGCCTACGGCCAGGCGAAATTCTTATATTTTTGACGTTTCTAAAAACGGCGCACCTGACACCACCCGCGCTAAGATGAAATTTCAGCCCGCAGCACACGCGGCGCAGTGTGGCTGTAATGTCTGCGCGCAGAAAAAAGCCGGGCCAAAGGGCTATCACGAGTGGCTGGTAGCCGCCGCTGCGGCACTTATCCCGTGTCCTGGCACGATCCTGGTTTTCGTGCTGGCTCACGAGCTTGGAAGCTACTTTGCAGGCTTTATGAGCGGTGTATTTATGGCGCTTGGCATGAGTGTGATCATATTCATCGCCGCGGTCTTTGGCGCCAAGCTAAATCAAAACGCCTTTAGCAAACTGAATCATTTTAAAATTTACGCTGAATTCCTAGCTCTTGCAGTGATGCTCGGGCTTGGGGTCTTCATACTTTTTACGACTACGACGCAAGTGAGTGTATTTTGA
- a CDS encoding phosphoethanolamine transferase, with amino-acid sequence MQRILRIKTLTLILVFSIFMLLLNYQFFLFCLKDISFDGNKTIFFTLPIIYFILTNFIYSILLMPYVWKFIAVLTVLISSLSAYFMGAYGVILDSEMIRNVFETNPAEAASYLNFNLVLWLVFTCILPIIYIIKVKVRYANFKQELIKRVSFTLGCLVVLGVFSVFLTKTYMPFFREHNHARFYNLPFYPIYSTNKFIKKRYFYKKEEFKIIAADATRVKGDRQKILIFIVGEAARSANYSLNGYKLHDTNKFTQAKDVVSLPDFYSCGTATAQSVPCMFSNLGRENFSVDKANNQENAIDILAKTGVDVYWAENDNGCKGVCDRMKNVIQRDVGMDTVLLEDAKNWLEIAKKDDNDTAIFIHIIGSHGPTYFERYPKEFAQFSPSCETSELKNCSSEEIVNVYDNTILYTDFIMSNLIDMLKEQETNADVALFYLSDHGESLGENGIYLHGLPYAIAPDEQKHIPAIAWFGESLKDKKQNLQNVKGERFSQDNVFHSLLGFFDINTSVYKQNLDLFNIK; translated from the coding sequence ATGCAAAGAATCCTACGTATCAAGACACTCACGTTGATTTTGGTTTTTAGTATTTTTATGCTTTTACTAAACTACCAATTTTTCTTATTTTGCCTTAAAGACATAAGCTTTGATGGCAATAAAACGATATTTTTCACGCTTCCTATCATCTATTTTATATTGACGAATTTTATATACTCGATCCTACTGATGCCCTATGTTTGGAAATTTATCGCGGTACTTACGGTGCTGATAAGCAGTTTAAGCGCTTATTTTATGGGTGCTTACGGTGTTATTTTAGATAGCGAGATGATAAGAAATGTGTTTGAGACCAATCCAGCCGAAGCCGCAAGCTATCTAAATTTTAATCTAGTGCTATGGCTCGTTTTTACGTGCATTTTGCCGATAATCTACATCATAAAAGTAAAAGTGCGATACGCAAATTTCAAGCAAGAGCTCATCAAAAGAGTCTCATTCACACTTGGCTGCTTAGTCGTTTTGGGAGTATTTAGTGTATTTTTGACAAAGACGTACATGCCCTTTTTTAGAGAGCACAATCACGCTAGATTTTACAACTTGCCATTTTACCCGATATATTCGACAAATAAATTCATAAAGAAAAGATATTTTTACAAAAAAGAGGAATTCAAGATCATAGCAGCCGACGCCACGAGAGTGAAAGGTGACAGGCAAAAGATCCTTATTTTCATAGTCGGTGAAGCGGCGCGCTCGGCAAACTACTCGCTAAACGGCTACAAGCTACACGATACGAACAAATTTACTCAAGCTAAAGACGTGGTTAGCTTGCCGGATTTCTACTCTTGCGGCACGGCTACGGCCCAGTCCGTCCCTTGCATGTTTTCAAATTTAGGACGTGAAAATTTCTCGGTCGATAAGGCGAACAACCAAGAAAACGCGATCGACATCCTGGCAAAAACAGGCGTTGATGTGTATTGGGCCGAAAACGACAACGGCTGCAAGGGAGTGTGCGACCGTATGAAAAATGTAATCCAAAGAGATGTCGGCATGGATACCGTACTACTTGAAGATGCTAAAAACTGGCTAGAGATCGCCAAAAAAGATGACAACGATACGGCGATATTTATCCACATCATCGGCTCGCACGGACCGACATATTTTGAGAGATATCCAAAAGAATTCGCCCAGTTTAGCCCGTCTTGCGAAACGAGCGAGCTAAAAAACTGCAGTAGCGAAGAGATCGTAAACGTCTATGACAATACGATACTTTACACTGATTTTATAATGTCAAACCTAATCGACATGCTAAAAGAGCAGGAAACAAACGCCGATGTAGCACTATTTTATCTCTCTGATCACGGCGAGAGCCTCGGAGAAAACGGCATTTATCTGCACGGTCTGCCATACGCCATAGCGCCTGACGAGCAAAAGCATATCCCTGCCATCGCTTGGTTTGGCGAAAGCCTAAAGGATAAAAAGCAAAATTTACAAAACGTAAAAGGCGAGCGCTTCTCTCAGGATAACGTCTTTCACTCGCTGCTTGGCTTTTTTGATATAAACACAAGCGTCTACAAGCAAAATTTAGACCTATTTAACATAAAATAA
- a CDS encoding exodeoxyribonuclease III has product MKLISWNVNGLRAVAAKDGFAWVSEQKPDFLGLQEIKVKEADVPPEIYKLDFNEISVNSAVRAGYSGVMSLSKFNTATQKSLFFNDDEGRVLEHRFGNFVLFNIYFPNGQKDDARLAYKMDFYAKFLAYIDALVAQGLDVIFCGDVNTAHREIDLKNPKANAKTSGFLPIERAWLDEVVAHGFIDTFRQVHGDAADAYSWWSYRFNARAKNVGWRIDYFFISQSLKSRLKDAFILADIGGSDHCPVGIEIEL; this is encoded by the coding sequence ATGAAACTGATCAGCTGGAACGTAAATGGACTGCGTGCCGTTGCCGCAAAGGACGGCTTTGCGTGGGTGAGTGAGCAAAAGCCTGATTTTCTGGGCTTGCAAGAGATAAAGGTAAAAGAAGCCGACGTGCCGCCTGAAATTTACAAGCTTGACTTTAACGAGATCAGTGTAAATTCCGCAGTGCGAGCGGGGTATTCTGGCGTGATGAGCCTGTCTAAATTTAACACCGCCACGCAAAAATCGCTCTTTTTTAACGACGACGAGGGGCGGGTACTGGAGCACCGCTTCGGCAACTTCGTGCTGTTTAATATTTATTTCCCAAACGGGCAAAAAGATGACGCGCGGCTTGCCTATAAGATGGACTTTTACGCCAAATTTCTCGCATACATCGACGCTCTGGTCGCTCAGGGGCTGGACGTGATATTTTGCGGCGACGTCAATACCGCCCACCGCGAGATTGACCTCAAAAACCCAAAGGCAAACGCCAAAACTTCTGGCTTTTTGCCCATCGAGCGGGCGTGGCTGGATGAGGTCGTGGCGCATGGCTTTATTGACACTTTTCGGCAGGTGCATGGGGACGCGGCGGACGCGTATTCATGGTGGAGTTATCGCTTCAACGCGCGTGCGAAAAACGTTGGCTGGCGGATCGATTATTTTTTCATCTCACAAAGCCTAAAAAGCCGCCTAAAAGACGCATTCATCCTCGCTGACATCGGCGGTTCTGATCACTGTCCGGTTGGTATCGAGATCGAGCTTTGA
- a CDS encoding Fur family transcriptional regulator, translated as MDIEKFLQEHDIKPTPLRMQLVEILNASKTPLSYDEILQNLDANKTTIYRSMELFEKQNLIVKTENNHKSYYELADGAKAYFICDVCHKVTNIEVPMPKQAKIVKSAVIKGICEECDHS; from the coding sequence ATGGACATCGAGAAATTTTTACAAGAACACGACATAAAGCCTACGCCGCTGAGGATGCAGCTGGTCGAAATTTTAAACGCCAGCAAAACGCCTCTTAGCTACGACGAAATTTTACAAAATTTAGATGCGAACAAAACGACGATCTACCGCAGTATGGAGCTCTTTGAGAAGCAAAACCTCATCGTAAAAACCGAAAACAACCACAAAAGCTACTACGAGCTCGCAGACGGAGCGAAAGCGTATTTCATCTGCGACGTCTGTCACAAAGTCACGAATATCGAAGTGCCGATGCCAAAGCAAGCAAAGATCGTAAAAAGTGCCGTCATAAAGGGCATCTGCGAAGAGTGCGATCACTCATAA
- a CDS encoding metal ABC transporter ATP-binding protein: protein MKHTIEIKDLNFGYDKQLVLENINLTYDSKDFLAIIGPNGGGKSTLLKLMLGLISPQSGEIRLFGQKPQNISKFIGYVPQNFLSNQSFPMRVIEVVLMGLLDKKMFGFYSKSERAQAEGALESVGMAGFSEQRIGELSGGQRQRVYIARALCANAKILMLDEPTASIDTKGQAEIYTILKQINSRGIGVVLVSHDLNIALNYATKVAYVSKNLYLHDISPQMMKRDFIEHLVHEHNHFCDVEVALGECVCEHEKSRSEISGVSERRPATMKFNIFKGGYDG, encoded by the coding sequence TTGAAGCATACTATCGAGATAAAAGACCTAAATTTTGGCTATGACAAGCAGCTCGTGCTGGAAAATATAAACCTGACCTACGACAGCAAGGACTTTCTAGCTATCATCGGGCCAAACGGCGGCGGCAAAAGCACGCTTTTAAAACTGATGCTGGGGCTTATCTCGCCTCAAAGCGGAGAGATAAGGCTCTTTGGTCAAAAGCCCCAAAATATCAGCAAATTTATCGGATACGTCCCTCAAAATTTCCTCTCTAACCAAAGCTTCCCGATGCGCGTCATAGAGGTTGTTTTGATGGGGTTATTGGATAAAAAGATGTTTGGCTTTTACTCTAAAAGCGAGCGAGCTCAGGCCGAGGGGGCGCTAGAGAGCGTCGGTATGGCGGGCTTTAGCGAGCAGCGCATAGGAGAGCTTAGCGGCGGGCAAAGACAGCGCGTTTATATCGCTCGTGCGCTTTGTGCGAACGCTAAAATTTTGATGCTAGATGAGCCCACGGCGAGCATAGATACAAAGGGTCAGGCTGAAATTTACACTATCTTAAAGCAGATAAACTCGCGCGGTATAGGCGTCGTGCTCGTCAGTCACGATCTAAATATCGCGTTAAACTATGCGACGAAGGTCGCCTACGTCAGTAAAAATTTATATTTGCACGATATCTCGCCTCAGATGATGAAGCGCGATTTCATCGAACATCTAGTGCATGAGCACAACCACTTCTGCGATGTCGAGGTGGCTCTTGGCGAGTGCGTTTGCGAGCATGAAAAGTCGCGAAGCGAAATTTCTGGCGTGAGCGAGCGAAGGCCTGCGACAATGAAATTTAACATCTTTAAAGGCGGCTACGATGGCTGA
- a CDS encoding metal ABC transporter solute-binding protein, Zn/Mn family produces MRKIFTLLVISAVVLFAKPIVTASILPTKYFIEQIAGDTLDVNVMVGKGADPHTYEPKPKQMKELEKSKLYFAVGIEFEDAWLDRFAKTYKNLKIVKTQEGIQKIAMSEEHEHEHDGDKHHEHEHHDHDGHHHHHHDGLDPHIWLDPVLVKTQAENIANALIAEFPANAELYKANLAKFETKLDELDKFIADKLQNVKSRVFIVYHPSWGYFAKRYNLEQIAIEVEGKEPKPTDIAELIDEAKEHGVKVIFVAPQFPKKAAKLIAEQAGATVEELDQLPLNWLDEMRKTAEILARSL; encoded by the coding sequence ATGAGAAAAATTTTCACTTTGCTAGTCATAAGTGCAGTTGTATTATTTGCCAAACCTATCGTAACCGCAAGCATTTTGCCGACAAAATACTTCATCGAGCAGATCGCCGGCGACACGCTTGATGTCAATGTCATGGTTGGCAAGGGCGCAGACCCGCACACATACGAGCCAAAGCCAAAGCAGATGAAAGAGCTTGAAAAAAGCAAGCTTTATTTTGCCGTTGGTATCGAGTTTGAGGACGCTTGGCTGGATAGATTTGCAAAGACTTATAAGAATTTAAAGATCGTAAAGACTCAAGAGGGTATCCAAAAGATCGCGATGAGTGAGGAGCATGAGCACGAACATGACGGCGACAAGCACCACGAACACGAGCATCATGATCATGATGGACATCACCATCATCATCATGACGGCCTTGATCCGCACATTTGGCTTGATCCTGTGCTTGTAAAGACTCAGGCTGAAAATATCGCAAACGCTTTGATCGCCGAGTTTCCTGCAAATGCCGAGCTTTACAAGGCAAATTTAGCTAAATTTGAGACTAAGCTTGACGAGCTTGATAAATTCATCGCTGATAAATTGCAAAACGTAAAGAGCCGCGTATTTATCGTATATCATCCGTCGTGGGGATATTTCGCTAAACGCTACAACCTGGAGCAAATCGCTATCGAAGTCGAGGGTAAAGAGCCAAAACCGACCGATATCGCCGAGCTCATCGACGAGGCTAAAGAGCACGGCGTGAAGGTCATTTTCGTAGCTCCGCAGTTTCCTAAAAAAGCGGCTAAGCTGATAGCCGAGCAAGCAGGAGCTACCGTCGAGGAGCTCGATCAGTTGCCTTTAAACTGGCTGGATGAGATGAGAAAAACGGCTGAAATTTTAGCCCGAAGCCTTTAA
- a CDS encoding acyl-CoA thioesterase, translating to MKEFIYKLKVPPQAIDMHGHMNNTYYFVLMQEAAFAHSDAVGDTLDAQRERNGVWLIRANEATYIAPVKLGDQIEIHTWTQADKKATSLRFFEFKKDGKIIAKAKTTFVYFDPISQRPKAIPEDIIALYE from the coding sequence ATGAAAGAATTCATCTACAAGCTAAAAGTCCCGCCGCAGGCTATCGACATGCACGGGCATATGAACAACACTTATTATTTCGTACTCATGCAAGAGGCGGCATTTGCGCACTCTGACGCGGTAGGCGATACGCTGGACGCTCAGCGCGAGCGAAACGGCGTCTGGCTCATCAGGGCTAACGAAGCCACATATATCGCGCCCGTAAAGCTTGGCGATCAAATCGAGATCCACACCTGGACGCAGGCTGATAAAAAGGCTACTTCGTTAAGATTTTTTGAGTTTAAAAAAGATGGCAAGATCATCGCAAAAGCAAAGACGACTTTCGTTTATTTCGATCCGATTTCGCAGCGACCAAAGGCGATCCCGGAGGATATCATCGCGCTTTATGAGTGA
- a CDS encoding metal ABC transporter permease, producing the protein MAEIFSLSFMQNALLAGILVSIVCGMIGSLVVINRMTFIAGGIAHGAYGGIGMAFFFSLEPLLGAGLFSLFLALVIATITLHDKTKIDSVIGAIWAFGMAIGIIFIDLTPGYNADLMSYLFGSILAVSHSDLLFMGAIDAAFILIIAVFYRQFVALSFDAEFAKLRGVDTTFFYYLLVCMMALCVVATIRVVGLILVIALLTIPPYIAQVFAKRLGSMMVISALFSVAFCVAGLMLSFWLNLTSGASIILVASLCFFVFCFKFKDLRG; encoded by the coding sequence ATGGCTGAAATTTTTAGCCTAAGCTTTATGCAAAACGCTTTGCTAGCGGGCATTTTAGTCAGCATAGTCTGCGGCATGATAGGCTCGCTAGTGGTGATAAACCGCATGACCTTCATCGCCGGCGGTATCGCACACGGAGCATACGGCGGTATAGGGATGGCATTTTTCTTTTCGCTGGAGCCGCTGCTTGGCGCGGGGCTGTTTTCGCTGTTTTTAGCCCTCGTCATTGCGACTATCACGCTACATGATAAAACTAAGATCGACTCCGTCATCGGCGCGATATGGGCGTTTGGCATGGCGATTGGTATCATATTTATCGACCTCACCCCCGGCTACAACGCCGACTTGATGAGCTATCTTTTTGGCTCTATACTCGCAGTCAGCCATAGCGATCTGCTTTTCATGGGCGCGATAGATGCGGCATTTATCCTCATCATCGCGGTCTTTTACCGCCAGTTCGTAGCTTTAAGCTTTGATGCGGAATTTGCAAAGCTGCGCGGAGTGGATACGACGTTTTTTTACTATCTGCTTGTGTGTATGATGGCGCTTTGTGTGGTCGCGACGATTCGCGTGGTGGGGCTTATTTTAGTCATCGCACTGCTTACGATACCGCCTTATATAGCTCAAGTCTTTGCCAAGAGGCTAGGCTCGATGATGGTCATCTCGGCGCTTTTTTCGGTGGCATTTTGCGTCGCCGGGTTGATGCTCAGCTTTTGGCTGAATTTAACCAGCGGCGCTAGTATCATCCTCGTAGCTTCGCTTTGCTTTTTTGTGTTTTGTTTTAAATTTAAGGATCTAAGGGGCTAG
- a CDS encoding class I SAM-dependent methyltransferase codes for MQNIWDKKASNYQRFDGSINKFQRQVFDALQNFGVNFSGKSLVDIGCGTGVWTLLLAKEASHITAVDSSAGMIDILRQDAAKFSVKNVTAVQKSWQEFSYDEIYDIALTTMSPAIASEEDFKKFYALGEVKIYLGWARSRTSDILEPFFKKFGRQASEYPATRRLEEWLKVQNLAYKSELLSESRTARRSFDEALENICWHLEINGLKFDKNEIITMLKPLCKDGYLVETIDSLMKLFVF; via the coding sequence ATGCAAAATATCTGGGATAAAAAAGCGAGCAATTATCAAAGATTTGACGGCAGTATCAATAAATTTCAGCGACAAGTTTTTGATGCGCTGCAAAATTTCGGTGTAAATTTTAGCGGCAAGTCGCTCGTTGATATCGGCTGCGGCACCGGCGTTTGGACGCTACTTCTGGCAAAAGAAGCCTCGCACATTACCGCAGTGGACAGCTCCGCCGGTATGATCGATATTTTAAGGCAAGACGCCGCAAAATTTAGCGTAAAAAACGTGACCGCCGTTCAAAAAAGCTGGCAAGAATTTAGCTACGATGAAATTTATGACATCGCGCTTACGACGATGAGTCCGGCGATAGCGAGCGAAGAAGATTTTAAGAAATTTTACGCGCTGGGCGAGGTCAAAATTTACCTGGGCTGGGCGAGGTCCAGGACATCGGACATTCTCGAGCCGTTTTTTAAGAAATTTGGCAGGCAGGCGTCAGAATACCCCGCCACGCGTCGCCTCGAAGAGTGGCTAAAAGTGCAAAATTTAGCCTATAAAAGCGAGCTTTTAAGCGAGAGCAGGACGGCTAGGCGCAGCTTTGACGAGGCGCTTGAGAACATCTGCTGGCACCTTGAGATAAACGGGCTGAAATTTGACAAAAACGAGATCATTACGATGCTAAAGCCGCTTTGCAAAGATGGCTATTTGGTCGAGACTATCGATTCTTTAATGAAACTTTTTGTATTCTAA
- a CDS encoding flavocytochrome c has protein sequence MKKQGLSRRDFVKFSAVGASALALSGMNLVAAMNEKDVKWDEEFDVVIIGSGFAALAAGVTSAKKGNKVVLIEKMGRLGGNSVINGGIFAVPNSDIQKKAGIKDSTELFMSDCLKAGRGINHRELLEMLGKRAQDAYKLTLDCGAKYIDQLTHAGGHSVPRSLQTENGSGSGIVLPMIDTFEKLDGTTVKKRTKFDNFVFDDKGAVVGVIVRENYKFDGNLMSDDVENKGGDTKYIKAKKAVMLAAGGFCRDKIFRRLQDPRITPETDSTNHPGATAGALLTAFRAGAYPVQPSWIQYGPWGCADETGFGVGSMFNVNGSFPFGISVNPRTGKRYMNELADRRTRTEAMFKVIHEKGDDDKNFPINFCDSRALKHMLPGHYEKALEAGICKKFDTIDALAAEYKIPVAELKKTIARYNEFVKKGKDEDFGKPVAATTTKGIDISVPPFYAERGTPKVHHTMGGLNINTKAQVINSLTAQPIPNLYAAGEITGGVHGASRLGSVAITDCLTFGMIAAETIG, from the coding sequence ATGAAAAAACAAGGTTTATCCAGAAGGGATTTTGTTAAATTTAGTGCAGTAGGCGCTAGCGCTTTGGCACTTAGCGGTATGAATTTAGTCGCTGCAATGAATGAAAAAGACGTCAAATGGGACGAGGAATTCGACGTCGTCATCATAGGCTCGGGCTTTGCCGCTCTTGCAGCCGGTGTGACATCGGCTAAAAAGGGCAACAAGGTCGTTTTGATCGAGAAAATGGGGCGCCTGGGAGGAAATTCCGTCATAAACGGGGGTATTTTTGCCGTTCCAAATAGCGACATCCAAAAGAAAGCCGGCATAAAAGACAGCACGGAGCTTTTTATGAGTGACTGCCTCAAGGCCGGTCGGGGCATAAACCACAGAGAGCTTCTTGAAATGCTTGGTAAAAGGGCGCAAGATGCGTATAAACTAACGCTTGATTGCGGTGCTAAATACATCGATCAGCTCACACATGCGGGCGGCCACTCCGTGCCAAGGAGCCTTCAGACTGAAAACGGCAGCGGCTCTGGTATCGTGCTTCCTATGATCGACACGTTTGAAAAGCTTGACGGTACGACTGTCAAAAAAAGAACGAAATTTGACAACTTCGTCTTTGACGACAAAGGTGCGGTCGTAGGCGTCATCGTGCGAGAAAACTATAAATTTGACGGAAATTTGATGAGCGATGATGTCGAAAACAAAGGCGGTGACACCAAATACATCAAAGCCAAAAAGGCCGTTATGCTGGCTGCGGGCGGATTTTGCCGAGATAAAATTTTTAGACGCTTGCAAGATCCTAGGATCACGCCGGAAACAGACTCCACGAACCACCCGGGAGCCACAGCAGGCGCGCTATTGACGGCATTTAGAGCGGGTGCATATCCCGTACAGCCAAGCTGGATACAATACGGACCTTGGGGATGCGCCGATGAGACCGGCTTTGGCGTCGGCTCGATGTTTAACGTAAACGGCTCTTTCCCGTTTGGAATTTCAGTCAATCCTCGCACCGGCAAACGCTACATGAACGAGCTCGCAGATCGTCGCACAAGGACCGAGGCGATGTTTAAGGTCATTCACGAAAAGGGCGATGATGATAAGAATTTCCCTATAAATTTCTGCGATTCGCGCGCCTTGAAGCATATGTTGCCTGGACACTACGAAAAGGCGCTTGAGGCTGGAATTTGCAAGAAATTTGACACCATAGACGCCTTAGCCGCGGAGTATAAGATCCCAGTAGCCGAGCTTAAAAAAACTATCGCAAGGTATAATGAATTCGTCAAAAAAGGCAAGGACGAGGACTTTGGCAAGCCAGTCGCTGCGACTACTACAAAGGGCATCGACATATCTGTACCGCCGTTTTATGCAGAGCGCGGAACGCCAAAAGTCCACCATACGATGGGCGGGCTAAACATCAACACTAAAGCGCAGGTCATAAATTCGCTGACCGCTCAGCCGATACCAAATCTTTACGCTGCAGGTGAGATAACAGGCGGTGTGCATGGCGCTAGCCGTCTTGGCTCCGTGGCGATAACTGACTGCCTTACATTTGGCATGATAGCTGCCGAGACGATCGGCTAA